A genome region from Defluviimonas aquaemixtae includes the following:
- a CDS encoding branched-chain amino acid ABC transporter permease, whose protein sequence is MPRLLFFALLAVALILLPHGLSFSQQEILVFLTINVLLVSSYRLLTLTGEWSLGHVVIMGVGAYASALYTKEFGVFVPVSILLGGITAALLAVLLSFPLFRMKGFYFLIGSFAAGEIIRLLWKRFRDPFGGPKGIKGIDPMPDFTIGIYDFDFFEPISYFYFAAAVVAFCLWILWRIEKSPVGLTFHAVHWQDKLAEASGVNLRAYRTLAFAIASGFAGVGGALLAHYVGTINPNSFDVEVMVFVLTWAIVGGTATFYGPILGCVVLTILNEIVLREMGFEQMRPLIYGAILILSILFLPNGLESLVQRALPRKAAA, encoded by the coding sequence GTGCCTAGGCTCCTCTTCTTCGCGCTCCTCGCGGTCGCGCTCATCCTCTTGCCGCATGGCTTGAGCTTCTCGCAGCAGGAGATCCTCGTCTTCCTCACGATCAATGTGCTTCTTGTGTCGTCCTACCGGCTTCTGACGCTGACCGGGGAATGGTCGCTCGGCCATGTCGTGATCATGGGGGTGGGGGCCTACGCGAGCGCCCTCTACACCAAAGAGTTCGGCGTCTTCGTCCCTGTTTCGATCCTGCTGGGCGGGATCACTGCAGCGCTTCTAGCCGTGCTGCTGAGTTTTCCACTGTTCCGCATGAAGGGCTTCTACTTCCTTATCGGCAGCTTCGCGGCGGGCGAGATCATCCGGCTTCTCTGGAAGCGCTTCCGCGATCCGTTCGGCGGGCCAAAGGGCATCAAGGGCATCGACCCGATGCCGGATTTCACGATCGGCATTTACGATTTCGATTTCTTCGAGCCGATCAGCTACTTCTACTTCGCCGCCGCCGTCGTGGCCTTCTGCCTGTGGATCCTGTGGCGGATTGAGAAGAGCCCGGTGGGTCTGACGTTCCACGCAGTCCACTGGCAGGACAAGCTGGCCGAAGCGTCGGGCGTAAATCTGCGCGCCTACCGCACGCTCGCCTTCGCGATCGCAAGTGGGTTCGCTGGGGTCGGCGGCGCGCTTCTTGCCCACTATGTCGGCACGATCAACCCCAATAGTTTCGACGTCGAAGTGATGGTCTTCGTGCTGACCTGGGCCATCGTCGGCGGAACGGCGACTTTCTATGGGCCCATCCTCGGCTGCGTCGTGCTCACGATCCTAAATGAGATCGTGCTGCGCGAGATGGGCTTCGAGCAGATGCGCCCGCTCATCTACGGGGCGATCCTGATCCTGTCGATCCTGTTCCTGCCGAACGGGCTGGAAAGCCTCGTGCAGCGGGCCCTGCCAAGGAAGGCCGCCGCATGA
- a CDS encoding ABC transporter ATP-binding protein, translating to MTHLLEVKDLTMRFGGLTAVDALNFKVEHGTIHGLIGPNGAGKTTTFNMISGFYRPSAGEVLLRGEPISGLKMYEVARRGIVRTFQHSTLFAELTVMDNALIGTHMAFRPNIFAAIVGWDREDRRGAAARAREALEFFDLHGHRNERAGDLSHGHQRALGLAVAYASHPDVMLLDEPFTGMNAEETRHMMELMKRLCGEGITILIVEHDMQAIMGLCDNITCMSFGKLLAEGVPEEIRRHPDVIEAYLGGARHVA from the coding sequence ATGACCCATCTGCTCGAGGTCAAGGACCTGACCATGCGCTTCGGCGGGCTGACCGCCGTCGATGCGCTCAACTTCAAGGTGGAACACGGGACGATCCACGGTCTTATCGGACCCAACGGTGCGGGCAAGACGACCACGTTCAACATGATCTCGGGCTTCTACCGGCCGAGCGCGGGCGAGGTTCTCTTGCGCGGCGAGCCGATCTCGGGCCTCAAGATGTACGAAGTCGCGCGGCGCGGCATCGTGCGCACGTTCCAGCATTCCACGCTCTTTGCCGAACTGACCGTGATGGACAATGCGCTCATCGGCACGCATATGGCTTTCCGCCCCAACATCTTCGCCGCGATCGTCGGATGGGACCGGGAAGACCGGCGCGGCGCTGCCGCGCGGGCGCGCGAGGCGCTTGAGTTCTTCGATCTGCACGGTCACAGAAACGAGCGCGCGGGCGATCTGAGCCATGGCCACCAACGGGCGCTCGGGCTCGCGGTGGCCTATGCGAGCCATCCCGACGTGATGCTTCTGGACGAGCCGTTCACGGGCATGAACGCCGAGGAAACGCGGCACATGATGGAGTTGATGAAGCGGCTCTGCGGCGAGGGGATCACTATCCTCATCGTCGAGCACGACATGCAGGCGATCATGGGGCTTTGCGACAACATTACCTGCATGAGCTTCGGCAAGCTTCTGGCCGAGGGCGTCCCGGAAGAAATCCGCAGGCATCCGGACGTGATCGAAGCCTATCTCGGAGGCGCGCGCCATGTTGCTTGA
- a CDS encoding branched-chain amino acid ABC transporter permease translates to MLELLAQTGLNALYAASYISLVAVGLVLIFGVMGVINFAHGELFMAGAYTVVALYTDMQMPFLLAVAAGLVFVGLLGLLMERALFRPLRGNPLGGLVASIGFLMILQALAVMGFGVRMEHIPPVTQDVIVFSDKVRLPVARLYVIVAAIMLLSALWYFLKRTRFGWALRASAQDPEAAELQGISIIQTARIAMFIGAALAGIAGALTAPLVSVNPFMGHSVIVTAFIVIIVGGVGSLEGAVVASVAYAIVHTFVTTFFDGVIADIVGLSLMLLVLIVRPTGLFGSADRA, encoded by the coding sequence ATGCTCGAACTCCTCGCGCAGACAGGGCTGAACGCCCTCTACGCGGCCAGTTACATTTCGCTCGTCGCGGTGGGGCTGGTTCTGATCTTCGGTGTCATGGGCGTAATCAACTTCGCCCATGGCGAGTTGTTCATGGCGGGTGCCTACACCGTGGTGGCGCTCTATACCGACATGCAGATGCCGTTCCTCCTCGCGGTAGCCGCCGGCCTCGTCTTCGTGGGGCTCCTGGGGCTTCTCATGGAGCGGGCTCTTTTCCGGCCGCTGAGGGGAAATCCACTTGGCGGGCTCGTGGCGTCGATCGGGTTTCTCATGATCCTTCAGGCACTGGCGGTCATGGGATTCGGGGTCCGGATGGAACACATTCCGCCCGTCACGCAGGACGTCATCGTCTTTTCCGACAAGGTGCGCCTGCCGGTCGCGCGTCTCTACGTCATCGTCGCCGCCATAATGCTGCTGTCGGCACTCTGGTACTTCCTGAAACGCACGCGGTTCGGCTGGGCGCTCCGCGCCTCGGCGCAGGACCCGGAGGCGGCCGAGCTTCAGGGCATCTCGATCATCCAGACGGCGCGGATCGCGATGTTCATCGGGGCGGCGCTCGCAGGGATCGCGGGCGCGCTGACGGCACCGCTCGTCTCGGTCAATCCATTCATGGGCCATTCGGTCATCGTCACCGCCTTCATCGTGATCATCGTGGGTGGCGTCGGATCGCTCGAAGGCGCGGTCGTGGCCTCGGTCGCCTATGCGATCGTCCATACCTTTGTCACGACCTTCTTCGACGGAGTGATCGCCGACATCGTCGGATTGTCGCTGATGCTTCTCGTGCTCATCGTCCGTCCTACCGGCCTGTTCGGGAGCGCCGACCGTGCCTAG